The Pecten maximus chromosome 11, xPecMax1.1, whole genome shotgun sequence genome has a segment encoding these proteins:
- the LOC117338658 gene encoding uncharacterized protein LOC117338658 — protein sequence MIVSGTRFPKDNLGTNRDTSLKSTSLVTDHNKETESRQEIVRERDGFACDEMGVPIQISIDKLSDKSRRQPLQDIQNVWDKKIEKRLVSEVGRHSSDHDKEIEKLTRELREANNILQDIETNIYALKDEKDVSHQCLLAIKDDYRSLLEEKNTCQKQISLIKKELNSYRIKDRRLVREFDQLNLCYGKLDQRERVMRRQISLMEAELSLVVSKLEAPKSGSNKPVVPRLDLSKLKQPKKLPPVKNSLCSLRKIKELQKTYPVVPNAPRKLYEIITIYDSKDSPNKMKRRTWPQHSISNPLLGNSAAKTIPCARGTGCDNFVPLVGNHCPLSTRSEKETRSDLTEEHKMIKLPSINEEQYERKQNAKKEIIPKQANFLLKLDEKPD from the exons ATGATTGTGTCTGGCACCAGATTCCCAAAAGACAATCTTGGCACAAACAGAGACACATCTCTAAAGAGTACATCCCTGGTCACTGACCACAACAAAGAAACAGAAAGCAGGCAGGAGATTGTAAGAGAGAGGGACGGATTTGCATGTGATGAAATGGGAGTACCCATCCAGATCTCTATAGACAAGCTTTCTGACAAGTCCAGGCGGCAACCTCTCCAAGATATTCAGAATGTCTGGgacaaaaaaatagaaaaaag attggtgtcagaagtgggTCGGCACAGCAGTGACCATGACAAGGAAATAGAGAAGCTGACACGCGAGTTACGTGAGGCTAACAACATCCTGCAGGATATCGAGACCAATATATATGCTCTAAAGGATGAAAAGGACGTCAGCCACCAGTGTCTACTTGCCATCAAAGATGATTACCGCAGTCTGCTAGAGGAAAAAAACACATGCCAGAAACAGATCTCACTTATAAAAAAGGAGCTCAACAGCTATCGTATAAAGGACCGCCGACTTGTGCGGGAGTTTGACCAGCTCAACCTGTGTTACGGAAAACTAGACCAGAGAGAACGTGTGATGAGGAGACAGATCTCCCTAATGGAAGCTGAACTCTCCCTTGTTGTGTCTAAACTTGAAGCTCCTAAATCTGGCAGTAATAAACCTGTGGTACCTAGACTAGATCTCAGTAAACTTAAACAACCAAAGAAACTTCCACCAGTAAAAAACTCTCTCTGTAGTCTACGTAAGATTAAAGAGTTACAAAAAACTTATCCTGTGGTGCCAAACGCGCCAAGGAAACTTTACGAGATCATAACAATTTATGACAGCAAAGATTCACCAAACAAGATGAAGCGAAGGACGTGGCCCCAACACTCCATCAGTAATCCACTCCTAGGGAACAGTGCAGCCAAGACCATTCCCTGTGCTCGGGGTACAGGCTGTGACAACTTTGTTCCCTTGGTAGGTAATCATTGTCCCCTGTCCACCCGCTCAGAAAAGGAAACCAGGTCAGATTTAACAGAGGAACATAAGATGATTAAGTTACCATCTATTAACGAGGAACAGTATGAAAGGAAGCAGAATGCTAAAAAGGAAATAATACCTAAACAAGCCAACTTTCTGTTAAAGCTGGACGAGAAGCCAGACTGA